The sequence ATGACGCCGCCAAAGCCTTGGCGGCCGGCGATGCGTTCGATCGTCGCACCCATGATGGCCATATCCCGCGCTGCGATATCGAGCATGCGGTTGACCGCGTCGGCATCCCAGGTCGGGCTCTCGCATTCCACCCAGGTGCGCAGGCCCTCGAGCATGGCCTCGGAATCAAACGGAAGATTGGCTGGATTCATCGTCATGTCTCTCAGGCTGCAAAAGATGGAACGCGCATTGCATCGGCGCGGGGCGGGACAAGCGGAGACTGTTGTAGAGCCAAACCGATCCTTGTGGAGCCCGTGCGGGCGATGCCACGGCCTGCACCGAAACCGGATTGACGCGCTCAACACTGTCTGCAAGTCTCGAAAGATAAAGGCATTGCATGAGGTTAATTCGCCTAAAGAACGAACCTGATGCTCAACCAATAACCTGCCTTTGAACAGTTTCACGTCAGGAGAAATTTTTATGTTGAGCTTGATGCGCCGGGGGCCTCGCGCGTTCGCCTCCAAACTCGCGCTGTCGGTCGTCGCGCTTTCGGTCGGGCTGGCCTCGCCGGTGCTTGCCGCCGGCAAGACCATCACGGCGGTGATGCATTCGGATCTGCGGATCATCGATCCGATCTTCACCACGGCCTACATCACGCGCGACCATGGCTACATGATCTATGACACGCTGGTCGCTACCGATTCGAACTTCAAGGTCCAGCCGCAGATGGCGGACTGGAAGGTCTCCGACGACAAGCTCACCTACACCTTCACCCTGCGCGACGGCCTGAAGTGGCACGACGGCGCGCCGGTGACGGCGGAAGACTGCGTCGCCTCGCTCAAGCGCTGGGCCGCCGTCGACGGCATGGGCCAGAAGCTGATGGACTTCACCGCGAGCCTCGAGGCGACCGACGCCAAGACCATCACGCTGAAGCTGAAAGAGCCCTACGGCCTCGTGCTGGATTCGATCGGCAAGCCGTCCTCGCGCGTCGCCTTCATGATGCCGAAGCGTCTGGCCGAGACGCCGCCGGACAAGCAGATTCCCGAGCAGATCGGCTCGGGCCCCTTCAAGTTCGTGGCGTCGGAATTCCAGCCCGGCGTGAAGGCGGTCTACGTCAAGAACACCGACTACGTGCCGCGCAAGGAGCCGTCGAGCTGGACCGCTGGCGGCAAGGTGGTGAAGGTCGACCGCGTCGAGTGGATCACCATGCCGGACTCGCAGACGGCGGTGAACGCGTTGCAGTCGGGCGACATCGACTTCATGGAGAATCTGCCCTACGACATGCTGCCGGTGCTGGAGGCGAACAAGGAGCTCAATATCGAGGTCTCCAACAAGTTCGGATTCCAGACGCTCGGACGCATGAACTTCCTTTATCCGCCCTTCGACAACGTCAAGGTGCGCCGCGCCGCCTTGCTGGCGATCAACCAGAAGGACGTGCTCGACGCGCTGGTCGGCAACGCCAAATATCAGAAGATCTGCGGCGCGTTCTTCGTCTGCGACACGCCATTTGCGAGCGACGTCGGCGCCGAGACCCTGATCAAGGGCAACGGCATGGCGGAAGCCAAGAAGGCGCTCGCCGAATCCGGCTATGACGGCACGCCGGTGGTGATCATGGCGCCCGGCGACGTCACGACGCTGAAGGCGCAGCCGATCGTGGCGGCCCAGTTGCTGCGCGAAGCCGGCTTCAAGGTCGACCTGCAGGCGACCGATTGGCAGACCGTGGTGAGCCGCCGCGCCAGCCAGAAGCCGCCGAAGGAGGGCGGCTGGAACATGTTCTTCACCAACTGGGTCGCGGCCGACGTGTCGAACCCGATCGCCAATCTCTCGATCGGCGGCCAGGGCAAAAAGGGCGGCTGGTTCGGCTGGGCGGAAGACGCCAAGATCGAGCAGCTCAAGGACGCCTTCGTCCGCGCGGCTTCGCTCGACGAGCAGAAGAAGATCGCGACCGAGATCCAGAAGGAAGCCTATGACCAGGTGATCTACATTCCGCTCGGTCAGTATCTTCTGCCGAGCGGCTGGCGCAAATCGCTCACCGGCGTGCTGGACGGCCCGGCGACCCCGGTGTTCTGGAATATTGATAAATCCGAGTGAGGCTGCGGGTCCAGCACCCTTCGTACCGATCGTTAGCGGCGCCGCTGTCACCAGCGGCGCCGCTCGCCAGCAGAACTTCCCAGGAGAACTTCCCAACAGAGCCTTCCAAGAAAGCTTCCGGGAGAACGTCAGTGTTCCAACTCATGCGCCGGCGTCATTTTCGATAAAGCCGCCCTTCGGAGCTTTGTGAGGCATATCCCATCCAAAGTAGACTTCCACCCGAACGATCTTGTCTCCGCGAGCGGTGGTTACCTCACAATTGCGAAACCTGTGACCTCCTGCAGCAGCTGCCTCATAGACGATGACTGCTCGATTTCCATCCTCGGTCGCGATGACTTCATCGAACGAACTGGTTTTTTCGCTGTTGGGCCAGCAGCGGCGCAGATAAGTCGCACGATCCAACTCATTGTCGATTGGACTTGAGAAGTGATAATCGTCCGCAAGAAGCGCTTCGATCGCTGTCCGATCCTTATGGACGTATGCCTTTAACCTGGCACGTGCCAGATCGAGCGTGCTTTTCGTCATGCCATTTTTCCTTTTAGAGTTCGACGGAACGAAAGGCCGACCGCAACTCCTCGACAAAGAGGCTCCGCATCGGACGCATAAAAGCGAAATGTGGTGACGCCCTCCATCGCGTTTGAACCTCGCAAGGTCAAGCGAGGCTAGCGGATGCACCTGACAGGAGAGCGCGACGCGGCATCTCATTCATCTCGGCCTCCAGGGGCGCCTTCCGCACGTAGTGGCGACTAGAAGCGACATCAGATAACTTGAGCCTCAACAACCTTCGGTAAAATCGTTCCGGGCTCACGCTGCGCTGACTGCAGCAGGTGCAGAACCGGACCCGCTGACATTGAGATGCTGCCATAGCTTGTCCGCTCAGGGTCAGACGCAGCCCCCATAAAACTAGCCGAGAAAGTCCGCTTGCCGGCCACGTCCAGACGAGAGGCCACTGGCGAACGAATGTTCCGCAGCGTAAGCTGCCAACACCAGCCCTCCAGAGGCTGGACAATAGTTTAGGGAGAACGCTGAGATGTCCCGTAACATTGCCATAGGATTATCTTTTGCGGCCGCGGTGCTGCTCAGCACGAGCTTTAGCACTGGGCACGCGAAGCCGTTTATGATCGTGGGGCTTGATGAGAAGCTGCTGTGGGACGACAGCGGCAAGCCCGTTCTCTCTGCACCCGGCAAGGATCAGGTTCTCATCGTCGATCTCGCCTCTCCTGAAACCCCCAAGATCGTTGCTGCCCTGCCGCTGAAGAACTCGGTGGTCGGCCCGCCCGTGAACGTCGCGATCGATCCCAGCGGTACGATGGCGCTGGTCGCCGACTCGGTCGATGTCGTCAAGGACGGAGAGGCGCTGAAACAGGTGCTCGACAATAAAATCTACGTCGTAGATTTGCGGGCCGATCCGCCCAAGCTGGCCGCGACGCTCACTGGCGGGAAGCAGCCATCCGGGCTCAGCTTCAGTCCAGATGGCAAGATGGCGCTGGTCGCCAATCGCGGAGACAATTCGATCAGCGTCCTATCCGTGAATGGCACTGACGTGAAGATCACGGACACCGTTGCGATGCCCGACAGTCCGTCGCACGTGACGTTCACCCCGGATGGCAAGAGAGCCCTGGTCGCCCGCTTCCCTGCTCACAAGATCTCAATGCTGGATATCGCAGGCGACAAGGTGACGTACAACAAGATTGACTTGCCTGCCGGCCAGTGGCCCTACAATGTTGCGGCCGCGCCCGGCGGGAAAATCGCCCTGACCTCGGACAACGGCAACGCAGGTGCCTCCGATGGAAGCGTGGATACCACGAGCGTCATCGATCTGGAGGCCAATCCGCCGCGTATCATTGATCGCGTGGTGGTCGGTGACGGTCCCGAGGGTCTTGCAATCAGTCCCAAGGGCGACGTTGCGGTTGCCGTGATTCTGCGCGGCTCCAACATGAAGAGCGCATACTTCTACGAAAAGAACGGCAGCATCACGGTGCTGAAGATTGACGGAAAGAAAGTGAGCAAGACCCAAGATATCGAAGTCGGCGGGTTGCCGGAGGCCGCGGTATTCACTCCTGACGGCAAATACCTTCTCGTCGGCAACTATCTGACACAGGACTTCTCGATCCTGAAGGTAGATGGCACGAACGTCACGGATACGGGCAGGCGCTTCCAGGTGCCGGGGCATCCCGCCTCGGCCCGGATGGGGCCGTAGCGCTTGTATCAATTGTCTGGCGCTGAGAAGTCGAAGGCCCGCTTCAAATCGGGCCTTCATTCTGTAATGAGAAAGTTCCGAATGTCACGCGGCGTTGCTGTCATCAGCGGCGCCGTTTTACTTTGTCAGGTCTGTGTCAGCCTTTAACCCTTTCAGTTTCCAATCATTGCTATTTATTTCTATCTTGAAATAGATGTGCGCAGCTTCCTCATTACTTTCGTTGATTTGATTCCCTTGCCTATCGATTTTGCATTCCAGGCGATGGCCGAACGGTCCGATCGCGCGCCGGCGCGCTGGCGCCGGCCGTTCCTGCGCTGGCTCGACGCTGTCGAGGCGGGCTGGGCCGTGCCCCTTCTCGTTGCCTGCTTCGTTGCGGCCTGGACGCTTTATCTTGCGATCGCCTATGCCGGCGGCGGCCTGCATCCCGACACGCTCGAGGCATGGACGCTGGGCCGGAATTTCGCGTTCGGCTATCACAAGCACCCGCCGCTGATGGGCTGGATTGCCGCGAGCTGGACCACCGTCTTCCCGCTGAGCGACTGGTCGCTGCAATTGATGGCGATGGCCAATGCGGGGCTTGCGCTGTTCTGCGTCGATCTCGTCGCGCGGCAGTTCGTGACCGGGCACAAGCGCGTCCTGGTGCTGCTGCTGTTGATGCTGACACCGGCCTATCAATTCCACGCACAGCGCTTCAATGCCAATTCGGTGCTGCTCGCGGTCTGGCCGCTCGCGACCTGGTGCTTCCTGCGTGCGTTCGAGACGCGCACCGCGCTGTGGGCGTCTGCGGCGGGATGCACGGCGGCGCTGGCGATGGTCGGCAAGTATTATTCGATCTTCCTGGTTGCGAGTTTCGCGTTTGCCGCGCTGGCTCATCCGGCGCGGCGCGCTTACTTCACCTCGGCTTCGCCCTGGATATCGGCCGTGACCGGGCTCGCCGTGCTGTCGCCGCACATCTGGTGGCTCGCGACGACGGGGGCATCGACCTTCACCTATGCGCTGGCCCACGCCAACGGCAATGCCGCAAGCTCGCTCATCGAGGCCAAGAACTTCGTGCTGGGGCTGGCAGCAGCCATGGGCGTCTCCGCCGTGGTCTGGGTGTTGATCGCGGGGAGGCGGCTCAAACAGTTTCCGGCCGACCTCGCGGCCATGAGTCCGGGCCTGCGGCTTCTCTTCTACGTCGCGATCGGCACGATCGTGCTGCCGGTGCTGACGTCGCTCGCGATGGGAACGGATCTGCCGTCGCTATGGGCGCTGCAGGGCTTGTTCCTGTTCGTCGTGCTGATCGTTTGCGGCGCGCGCTATCCGATCGAGCGCTTCTACACGGTCAATGTCACGGTGATCGTCATCGGCGTTGCGCTTGCGGCCGTCCTTGTCGCCGCGCCGATCCACGCCTTCTATCGCAACAATCACGGCTACGAAGAAGGCCGGAATTTCTATGCGCAGGCGGCAAACGAGCTGACGCGCCAGTGGCGCGAGCTGACCGGCGAGCCGTTGAGTGCCGTGAGCGGCGACGATTCGCTGGCCTTTGCCACCGCATTCTACAGCGCCGATCATCCCCATTACGCGCGGCCGTTCGAGTACCAATACAAGTGGGGCCTTCCGCGCAAGACGACGCTGGACGGCGGCTGGGCCGCGCTGTGCTTCCGTGACCAGGATCATTGCGGCAGGTGGATGGAATCGGTGCAAGCGGGATACTTTGTCCGGCGCGAGTTCACCGTCCAGGCAACGCTGTGGGGGAGACCCGGCGTGACGCGGGGCGTCCTGGTGCTGATGGTGCCACCGCACGACAACAGCGCGGCGCCTGAAAGCGCGGCCGACGAGTTCGGCGCCAGCAGACGTCCCGCGCAGTAAGCTTCGGGCTTAGCAGTGGCTGTCGCGCACCTGCTCAAGCCCCTCGCTCGCGAAGGGGGCGTGAATGCCGCTCGATCGGCGTTCAGAGCTGATGGCTCCGTCGCCTGCGCGTCCTTGTCGGCCCGGTTTTCGCGATGTTCCAGTTCCATTGAGGCAGCCTTTCGAATTGCTGCACGACAACATCGAGGCCGCCGCGAAGTTCCTCAAGCGGGACGGTGATGCGGCCGAAACAGCCGTCCCTTTTCCACCACCAGCACGATCGCGAGCGCAGCGAGCGTCGACAGGAAGAAGCCGACCGAGAACGGCAGCAGCGTGCCGTCAAAGCTCTGTCCGATCGCCATGCCAACCACGATGCCGATCAGCGTCGTGATCGAGCCGTAAAGCGAGGAGGCGGTGCCGGCGATATGGCCCTGCGGCTCCATCGCCAGCGCGGTGAAGTTCGCGACCATCATGCCGAACGAGAACATCATCAGCGCCGAGAGCAGCATGAACAGGGACAGCGGCAACATGCCGAGGCTTTCGGTCAGCAGCATCACGGCAGCCACCGCGGTGTAGAGGCTCAACGCGCCATGCGAGATCACGCGCATGCCGAGCCGTCCGACCAGCTGCGAATTGAGGAAGCCGGCCACGGCCGTGCCGGCCGCAATCGCGGCGAAGGCGAGCGGGAAATAATGGCCGAGATGATAGACCCCGGTGAACACCTGCTGCGCCGAAAACACGTAAGCGAACAGGGCGCCAATGACGCTGCCGGCGGCCGTCGCGTAGCCGATGGTCTGGCGGTTGGTGACGGTCTGCCGGAAGGCCGAGAGCAAATCGGCGGGTGCCAGCGACCGGCGCTCCGAGTGAGGCAGCGTCTCCGGCAGCCGCCACACGCTCCACGCCAGGGCCAAGAGCCCGTAGAGCATCAGCACGACGAAGATGCCCCGCCACTGCGTGACGAGAAGCACCGCCTGTCCGAACGAGGGCGCGATCACGGGCACGGCGATGAACACCATCATGGCGAGCGACATCACGCTCGCCATGCGGCGGCCGACATAGCAGTCGCGCACGATCGACGTCGCGATCACGCGCGTCGCCGAGGTGCCGAGCCCCTGCAGCGCGCGCGCCAGCAGCAGCGTCTCGAACGAGGGCGCGGCGACCGCCAGCACGCTCGCCACCGCATAGACCGCCATGCCGCCGAGCAGCACCGGGCGGCGGCCGAAGCGGTCCGACAGGGGGCCCGTCACGAACTGGCCGGCGCCGAAACCGATCAGGAAGGTCGACAGCACCAGCTGGAGATGGTTGGCGACGGGAATCTTGAAGGCTGCCCCGATATTGGGAAGCGCCGGCAGCATCATGTCCATCGCAAGCGGATTCAGCGCCATGATGGACGCGATCACGATGACGAATTCGGGAAAGCCCATGGGGCGGTGTCCGGCGGACACCCAATCGTCGGCATTGACGTCAGACAAGCAGCTCACCTCTGAAAATCAGAGGTTGTTCTATAGGTCATGCTGCGCCGCACAACCCATGTTTCGGGATGGCTGGCAGGCGGGGGGCCGCCCCTCCGGCCGCCACGTTCGCCGCGATCCGGCTCGGCAACCAGGGATTCACCATAACTGCGAGGGTCACCTATCTGGGAGATGAATCAGCAACCCATCCTCTCCATGGTGGCCGGAGGGGCGCCCGTGTTGGCGCCGCGAAAAACCAAGCCAAACAGGGTATCTGATTGTGTCCGATGTCACCGGTGCAGCGCGATGGTTGGAACCCGCGGCCGATGCGGCCGCGCGGCGGAACATCTGGCTCGCCGGCCTGATCGCGCTGACTGCGCTGCTGGTGTTCGGCAATCTCGCCAACGACGCCGTGCAGGACATGAACTATGGCTGGGACGTTCGCGTCAATTGCGCCGCGGTCGATGCCCATGCCAACGGGCTCGATCCCTACTTCGTCAAGAACCTGAAAGGCACCAAGCTCTCGTATCCCTATTTGCCGGTGACGCTGGACGTGTTCCGTCCCGTGTGCGGCGGCGGCTTTCTGGTCAATCACTTCAGAGGCATCCTGCCGATCCTCGCCGTGCTGTGCGGGCTGCTGCTGCCCGGCCTTGGCCGGACCAGCGCGCGCGATGTCGCGCTCAGGGTGCTTTGCGTGTTTGGCGGGTTCGTCGGTTTCGAGTGGGTGGAGGCGTCGG comes from Bradyrhizobium diazoefficiens and encodes:
- a CDS encoding ABC transporter substrate-binding protein, with product MLSLMRRGPRAFASKLALSVVALSVGLASPVLAAGKTITAVMHSDLRIIDPIFTTAYITRDHGYMIYDTLVATDSNFKVQPQMADWKVSDDKLTYTFTLRDGLKWHDGAPVTAEDCVASLKRWAAVDGMGQKLMDFTASLEATDAKTITLKLKEPYGLVLDSIGKPSSRVAFMMPKRLAETPPDKQIPEQIGSGPFKFVASEFQPGVKAVYVKNTDYVPRKEPSSWTAGGKVVKVDRVEWITMPDSQTAVNALQSGDIDFMENLPYDMLPVLEANKELNIEVSNKFGFQTLGRMNFLYPPFDNVKVRRAALLAINQKDVLDALVGNAKYQKICGAFFVCDTPFASDVGAETLIKGNGMAEAKKALAESGYDGTPVVIMAPGDVTTLKAQPIVAAQLLREAGFKVDLQATDWQTVVSRRASQKPPKEGGWNMFFTNWVAADVSNPIANLSIGGQGKKGGWFGWAEDAKIEQLKDAFVRAASLDEQKKIATEIQKEAYDQVIYIPLGQYLLPSGWRKSLTGVLDGPATPVFWNIDKSE
- a CDS encoding nuclear transport factor 2 family protein, encoding MTKSTLDLARARLKAYVHKDRTAIEALLADDYHFSSPIDNELDRATYLRRCWPNSEKTSSFDEVIATEDGNRAVIVYEAAAAGGHRFRNCEVTTARGDKIVRVEVYFGWDMPHKAPKGGFIENDAGA
- a CDS encoding lactonase family protein; this encodes MSRNIAIGLSFAAAVLLSTSFSTGHAKPFMIVGLDEKLLWDDSGKPVLSAPGKDQVLIVDLASPETPKIVAALPLKNSVVGPPVNVAIDPSGTMALVADSVDVVKDGEALKQVLDNKIYVVDLRADPPKLAATLTGGKQPSGLSFSPDGKMALVANRGDNSISVLSVNGTDVKITDTVAMPDSPSHVTFTPDGKRALVARFPAHKISMLDIAGDKVTYNKIDLPAGQWPYNVAAAPGGKIALTSDNGNAGASDGSVDTTSVIDLEANPPRIIDRVVVGDGPEGLAISPKGDVAVAVILRGSNMKSAYFYEKNGSITVLKIDGKKVSKTQDIEVGGLPEAAVFTPDGKYLLVGNYLTQDFSILKVDGTNVTDTGRRFQVPGHPASARMGP
- a CDS encoding glycosyltransferase family 39 protein; its protein translation is MAERSDRAPARWRRPFLRWLDAVEAGWAVPLLVACFVAAWTLYLAIAYAGGGLHPDTLEAWTLGRNFAFGYHKHPPLMGWIAASWTTVFPLSDWSLQLMAMANAGLALFCVDLVARQFVTGHKRVLVLLLLMLTPAYQFHAQRFNANSVLLAVWPLATWCFLRAFETRTALWASAAGCTAALAMVGKYYSIFLVASFAFAALAHPARRAYFTSASPWISAVTGLAVLSPHIWWLATTGASTFTYALAHANGNAASSLIEAKNFVLGLAAAMGVSAVVWVLIAGRRLKQFPADLAAMSPGLRLLFYVAIGTIVLPVLTSLAMGTDLPSLWALQGLFLFVVLIVCGARYPIERFYTVNVTVIVIGVALAAVLVAAPIHAFYRNNHGYEEGRNFYAQAANELTRQWRELTGEPLSAVSGDDSLAFATAFYSADHPHYARPFEYQYKWGLPRKTTLDGGWAALCFRDQDHCGRWMESVQAGYFVRREFTVQATLWGRPGVTRGVLVLMVPPHDNSAAPESAADEFGASRRPAQ
- a CDS encoding multidrug effflux MFS transporter, whose translation is MSDVNADDWVSAGHRPMGFPEFVIVIASIMALNPLAMDMMLPALPNIGAAFKIPVANHLQLVLSTFLIGFGAGQFVTGPLSDRFGRRPVLLGGMAVYAVASVLAVAAPSFETLLLARALQGLGTSATRVIATSIVRDCYVGRRMASVMSLAMMVFIAVPVIAPSFGQAVLLVTQWRGIFVVLMLYGLLALAWSVWRLPETLPHSERRSLAPADLLSAFRQTVTNRQTIGYATAAGSVIGALFAYVFSAQQVFTGVYHLGHYFPLAFAAIAAGTAVAGFLNSQLVGRLGMRVISHGALSLYTAVAAVMLLTESLGMLPLSLFMLLSALMMFSFGMMVANFTALAMEPQGHIAGTASSLYGSITTLIGIVVGMAIGQSFDGTLLPFSVGFFLSTLAALAIVLVVEKGRLFRPHHRPA